One window from the genome of Oryza glaberrima chromosome 3, OglaRS2, whole genome shotgun sequence encodes:
- the LOC127768775 gene encoding cyclin-dependent kinase inhibitor 5 has protein sequence MGKYMRKGKVSGEVAVMEVGGALLGVRTRSRTLALQRTTSSQKPPEKGEGDPGAGAGAGAEYLELRSRRLEKPPPHTPPAKEKETARRASAAAAAAVRMPAAPQAAEEFEAEVEVSFGDNVLDLDGDAMERSTRETTPCSLIRSSEMISTPGSTTKTNTSMSSRRRMETSVCRYVPSSLEMEEFFAAAEQQQHQAFRERYNFCPVNDCPLPGRYEWTRLDC, from the exons ATGGGGAAGTACATGCGGAAGGGGAAGGTGTCGGGGGAGGTGGCGGTGATGGAGGTGGGCGGGGCGCTGCTCGGCGTCCGCACCCGCTCCCGCACGCTCGCGCTGCAGCGGACGACCTCGTCGCAGAAGCCGccggagaagggggagggggaccccggtgcgggcgcgggcgcgggggcgGAGTACCTCGAGCTCAGGAGCCGGAGGCTCGAGAAGCCGCCTCCGCACACGCCGCCGGCCAAGGAGAAGGAGACCGCCAGGAgggcttccgccgccgccgccgccgccgtgaggatgccggcggcgccgcaaGCGGCCGAGGAGTTCGAGGCGGAGGTCGAGGTGTCCTTCGGCGACAACGTTCTTgacctcgacggcgacgccatGGAGAG GAGTACCAGGGAGACAACGCCTTGCAGTTTAATTAGGAGCTCAGAAATGATAAGCACCCCTGGCTCCACAACTAAAACCAACACCTCGATGAGTTCCCGGCGCAGAATGGAGACCTCTGTTTGTCGTTACGTTCCGAGTTCTCTTGAGATGGAAGAGTTCTTTGCAGCTGCTGAACAACAGCAACATCAGGCTTTCAGAGAGAG GTATAACTTCTGTCCTGTGAACGACTGCCCACTTCCTGGACGGTACGAATGGACAAGGCTAGACTGCTAG
- the LOC127769041 gene encoding protein NPGR2 isoform X1: protein MQCFCPGAKMNRIEKAARSSEISKHSSTNGEIKQHINNIDTEEADFPLQEGGSLNSKEARALLGKVENQYGHAEEALRVFSGINMPALIPKVKMSIIRKVDLQKAQLHSSSPSLPFHAAILLLEIIYFKATALRNLGKIEEATKECSSILDVVESALPEGLPDIFGDDCNLKPTLCRAVELLPELYKLGGFHFEAISSYRRALWSNWNLDEKTIGRIQKEFAVLLLYSGCETCSPNLLSQLDGSFVPRNNLEEAILLLMLLLRKFNLKRLERDPTVMHHLTFALSMSGQLKPLAIQFEELLPGVLHNREWSYNVALCYLAEEDDLIALNLLKRILVSGEDSNNLKELLLVSKICCENSVQGEEGTLYARRALTNLHGGCDQIEVTADLLLGISLSNQARFATTNTKRASQQREALEVLGISEKKMHGIDFRVLYNLSLENAKQRKLDTAARYAKKLLKLEAGSELKTWLLMARIMSAQRRFEDAESIVNAALDQTGKWFQGDLLQIKAKMQAAQGKFKKAVETYTQLLAVIQLRTKSFNAGISVLKGSKDDRSLEIETWYDLVLLYIRMSQWRDAELSISKIKAISPYSALAFHATGKLHEAKGFLKEALREYSTALDLEPRHVPSLISTAIVLRRLGERPLPAVRCFLTDALQLDRTNHIAWLNLGLLYEDEGSSSALEAAECFQTAALLEETNPVEPFR, encoded by the exons ATGCAGTGCTTCTGCCCTGGGGCGAAGATGAACAGGATCGAAAAGGCAGCCCGGTCATCGGAGATCAGCAAGCACTCATCTACGAATGGCGAGATCAAGCAGCACATCAACAATATTGATACTGAAGAAGCTGACTTTCCCCTCCAGGAGGGAGGTTCGCTTAACAGTAAG GAGGCAAGAGCATTGCTAGGAAAGGTAGAAAACCAATATGGACACGCTGAAGAAGCACTACGAGTGTTCAGTGGAATAAATATGCCTGCATTAATTCCTAAGGTGAAAATGTCTATCATTAGAAAAGTGGACCTGCAAAAGGCCCAGTTACATTCCAGCTCTCCTTCATTGCCTTTTCATGCTGCTATTCTGCTACTGGAGATTATATATTTCAAAGCTACAGCACTTCGCAATCTTGGAAAAATCGAAG AAGCTACAAAAGAGTGCAGTAGCATATTGGATGTTGTGGAATCTGCACTACCTGAGGGTTTGCCAGACATCTTTGGTGATGACTGCAACCTGAAACCAACACTATGCAGAGCTGTTGAACTGCTTCCAGAGCTATATAAATTAGGGGGTTTTCATTTTGAAGCTATCTCTTCATACAGGAGGGCTCTTTGGAGTAACTGGAATCTTGATGAAAAGACAATTGGTAGGATACAAAAGGAATTTGCGGTTCTTCTCCTATATAGTGGCTGTGAAACTTGCTCTCCGAATCTTCTATCTCAGTTGGATGGCTCATTTGTACCTCGGAACAATTTGGAAGAAGCCATTCTTCTTTTAATGCTTCTATTGAGGAAGTTCAATCTTAAGAGGCTCGAGAGGGACCCAACTGTGATGCATCATCTGACATTTGCATTGTCCATGTCAGGGCAGTTAAAACCACTAGCTATtcagtttgaagaattattacCTGGAGTATTACACAACAGAGAGTGGTCGTACAATGTTGCTTTGTGCTACCTAGCAGAAGAAGATGATCTAATCGCCCTGAATCTGCTCAAAAGGATATTGGTGTCTGGAGAAGATTCCAATAATCTCAAAGAACTTCTCCTAGTTTCCAAAATTTGTTGCGAGAACAGTGTACAAGGTGAAGAAGGTACTTTGTATGCACGCAGAGCCCTAACTAATCTACATGGAGGTTGCGATCAAATAGAGGTTACTGCTGACCTTTTGCTTGGCATTTCCCTTTCCAATCAAGCTAGATTTGCTACGACCAACACAAAGAGAGCCTCTCAGCAGCGTGAAGCGTTGGAAGTGCTCGGTATTTCTGAAAAGAAGATGCATGGCATAGATTTTAGGGTACTATACAATCTCAGCCTTGAAAATGCCAAGCAGAGGAAATTGGATACAGCAGCTCGTTATGCAAAGAAACTGTTGAAATTAGAGGCTGGATCAGAACTCAAGACTTGGCTCCTTATGGCTCGAATAATGAGTGCCCAAAGACGGTTTGAAGACGCTGAGTCCATTGTAAATGCCGCGCTAGATCAGACTGGAAAATGGTTTCAAGGAGATTTATTGCAAATTAAAGCCAAAATGCAGGCTGCACAGGGTAAATTTAAGAAAGCAGTTGAAACATATACCCAGCTTCTTGCTGTCATCCAGCTAAGGACAAAAAGTTTCAATGCTGGGATTTCTGTGTTAAAG GGCTCTAAGGATGATAGAAGTCTGGAAATAGAGACGTGGTATGATCTGGTCCTTCTGTATATAAGAATGTCACAGTGGAGGGATGCAGAACTTTCCATATCAAAAATAAAAGCTATCAGCCCATACTCTGCCTTGGCTTTTCATGCTACAG GAAAGCTACATGAAGCAAAAGGTTTTCTAAAGGAAGCTCTTCGAGAATACTCAACAGCATTGGACCTTGAACCTAGACATGTACCAAGTTTGATATCAACAGCTATTGTTCTTCGACGGCTTGGCGAGAGACCCTTGCCTGCTGTAAGGTGTTTCCTAACTGATGCATTGCAATTAGACAGAACAAATCATATTGCGTGGTTGAACCTTGGCTTACTATACGAAGATGAAGGGAGCAGTTCAGCACTTGAAGCTGCTGAATGTTTTCAGACTGCTGCTCTTCTTGAAGAAACTAACCCAGTAGAACCTTTTAGATGA
- the LOC127769041 gene encoding protein NPGR2 isoform X2 gives MNRIEKAARSSEISKHSSTNGEIKQHINNIDTEEADFPLQEGGSLNSKEARALLGKVENQYGHAEEALRVFSGINMPALIPKVKMSIIRKVDLQKAQLHSSSPSLPFHAAILLLEIIYFKATALRNLGKIEEATKECSSILDVVESALPEGLPDIFGDDCNLKPTLCRAVELLPELYKLGGFHFEAISSYRRALWSNWNLDEKTIGRIQKEFAVLLLYSGCETCSPNLLSQLDGSFVPRNNLEEAILLLMLLLRKFNLKRLERDPTVMHHLTFALSMSGQLKPLAIQFEELLPGVLHNREWSYNVALCYLAEEDDLIALNLLKRILVSGEDSNNLKELLLVSKICCENSVQGEEGTLYARRALTNLHGGCDQIEVTADLLLGISLSNQARFATTNTKRASQQREALEVLGISEKKMHGIDFRVLYNLSLENAKQRKLDTAARYAKKLLKLEAGSELKTWLLMARIMSAQRRFEDAESIVNAALDQTGKWFQGDLLQIKAKMQAAQGKFKKAVETYTQLLAVIQLRTKSFNAGISVLKGSKDDRSLEIETWYDLVLLYIRMSQWRDAELSISKIKAISPYSALAFHATGKLHEAKGFLKEALREYSTALDLEPRHVPSLISTAIVLRRLGERPLPAVRCFLTDALQLDRTNHIAWLNLGLLYEDEGSSSALEAAECFQTAALLEETNPVEPFR, from the exons ATGAACAGGATCGAAAAGGCAGCCCGGTCATCGGAGATCAGCAAGCACTCATCTACGAATGGCGAGATCAAGCAGCACATCAACAATATTGATACTGAAGAAGCTGACTTTCCCCTCCAGGAGGGAGGTTCGCTTAACAGTAAG GAGGCAAGAGCATTGCTAGGAAAGGTAGAAAACCAATATGGACACGCTGAAGAAGCACTACGAGTGTTCAGTGGAATAAATATGCCTGCATTAATTCCTAAGGTGAAAATGTCTATCATTAGAAAAGTGGACCTGCAAAAGGCCCAGTTACATTCCAGCTCTCCTTCATTGCCTTTTCATGCTGCTATTCTGCTACTGGAGATTATATATTTCAAAGCTACAGCACTTCGCAATCTTGGAAAAATCGAAG AAGCTACAAAAGAGTGCAGTAGCATATTGGATGTTGTGGAATCTGCACTACCTGAGGGTTTGCCAGACATCTTTGGTGATGACTGCAACCTGAAACCAACACTATGCAGAGCTGTTGAACTGCTTCCAGAGCTATATAAATTAGGGGGTTTTCATTTTGAAGCTATCTCTTCATACAGGAGGGCTCTTTGGAGTAACTGGAATCTTGATGAAAAGACAATTGGTAGGATACAAAAGGAATTTGCGGTTCTTCTCCTATATAGTGGCTGTGAAACTTGCTCTCCGAATCTTCTATCTCAGTTGGATGGCTCATTTGTACCTCGGAACAATTTGGAAGAAGCCATTCTTCTTTTAATGCTTCTATTGAGGAAGTTCAATCTTAAGAGGCTCGAGAGGGACCCAACTGTGATGCATCATCTGACATTTGCATTGTCCATGTCAGGGCAGTTAAAACCACTAGCTATtcagtttgaagaattattacCTGGAGTATTACACAACAGAGAGTGGTCGTACAATGTTGCTTTGTGCTACCTAGCAGAAGAAGATGATCTAATCGCCCTGAATCTGCTCAAAAGGATATTGGTGTCTGGAGAAGATTCCAATAATCTCAAAGAACTTCTCCTAGTTTCCAAAATTTGTTGCGAGAACAGTGTACAAGGTGAAGAAGGTACTTTGTATGCACGCAGAGCCCTAACTAATCTACATGGAGGTTGCGATCAAATAGAGGTTACTGCTGACCTTTTGCTTGGCATTTCCCTTTCCAATCAAGCTAGATTTGCTACGACCAACACAAAGAGAGCCTCTCAGCAGCGTGAAGCGTTGGAAGTGCTCGGTATTTCTGAAAAGAAGATGCATGGCATAGATTTTAGGGTACTATACAATCTCAGCCTTGAAAATGCCAAGCAGAGGAAATTGGATACAGCAGCTCGTTATGCAAAGAAACTGTTGAAATTAGAGGCTGGATCAGAACTCAAGACTTGGCTCCTTATGGCTCGAATAATGAGTGCCCAAAGACGGTTTGAAGACGCTGAGTCCATTGTAAATGCCGCGCTAGATCAGACTGGAAAATGGTTTCAAGGAGATTTATTGCAAATTAAAGCCAAAATGCAGGCTGCACAGGGTAAATTTAAGAAAGCAGTTGAAACATATACCCAGCTTCTTGCTGTCATCCAGCTAAGGACAAAAAGTTTCAATGCTGGGATTTCTGTGTTAAAG GGCTCTAAGGATGATAGAAGTCTGGAAATAGAGACGTGGTATGATCTGGTCCTTCTGTATATAAGAATGTCACAGTGGAGGGATGCAGAACTTTCCATATCAAAAATAAAAGCTATCAGCCCATACTCTGCCTTGGCTTTTCATGCTACAG GAAAGCTACATGAAGCAAAAGGTTTTCTAAAGGAAGCTCTTCGAGAATACTCAACAGCATTGGACCTTGAACCTAGACATGTACCAAGTTTGATATCAACAGCTATTGTTCTTCGACGGCTTGGCGAGAGACCCTTGCCTGCTGTAAGGTGTTTCCTAACTGATGCATTGCAATTAGACAGAACAAATCATATTGCGTGGTTGAACCTTGGCTTACTATACGAAGATGAAGGGAGCAGTTCAGCACTTGAAGCTGCTGAATGTTTTCAGACTGCTGCTCTTCTTGAAGAAACTAACCCAGTAGAACCTTTTAGATGA